The proteins below are encoded in one region of Apium graveolens cultivar Ventura chromosome 4, ASM990537v1, whole genome shotgun sequence:
- the LOC141718943 gene encoding uridine/cytidine kinase UKL1, chloroplastic-like — protein sequence MISGKSMENAICACCKGIKIGKILIHRDGDNGKQLIYEKLPKDISERHVLLLDLVLGTGNSANQAIELLIQKGVPESHIIFLNLISAPEGIHCVSKRFPTLKIVTSEIDVALNEEFRVIPGMGEFGDRYFGTDD from the exons ATGATATC TGGTAAAAGCATGGAGAACGCTATATGTGCTTGTTGCAAAGGAATAAAGATTGGGAAAATTCTAATCCATCGTGATGGTGATAATGGTAAACAG CTTATATACGAAAAACTTCCAAAAGATATCTCAGAACGACATGTCTTGCTCTTGGATCTAGTTCTTGGAACTG GCAACTCAGCCAACCAGGCGATTGAATTACTCATACAGAAGGGAGTACCGGAATCCCATATTATATTTCTTAATCTTATATCT GCTCCTGAAGGAATACATTGTGTCAGCAAGAGGTTCCCAACGCTTAAAATAGTTACTTCAGAGATTGATGTAGCATTAAATGAAGAGTTTCGTGTAATACCGGGTATGGGGGAGTTTGGAGATCGTTACTTTGGTACCGATGATTGA